Proteins from one Malania oleifera isolate guangnan ecotype guangnan chromosome 4, ASM2987363v1, whole genome shotgun sequence genomic window:
- the LOC131152920 gene encoding receptor-like cytosolic serine/threonine-protein kinase RBK2 isoform X2 produces the protein MGSLPHGLHFGTPPPPSLRKGPVSVGLRHKNSRYTQQMQWQRRGSGEASGDKPENAPEDGNDPVGYTTLGSLLSSSFSAQDLRCLDVEKERQDVSSPRGVLEGILESEMDSSKTNSFESGTHCSTSSSLSHWRGFFNLWKRKSMKRLPTFPPLVPKISTRKSRSAREKASAELNQPEEANFCYFKSSWKNFTLSDLQNATNNFSQENLIGKGGYAEVYKGCLQNGQLVAIKRLTRGTQEERIACFLSEVGIIAHVNHPNTAKLIGYGVEEGVHLVIQLSPRGSLASVLHGSKEKLDWSIRYKIALGTADGLMYLHENCQRRIIHRDIKADNILLTKDYEPQICDFGLAKWLPKQWTHHNVSKFEGTFGYFAPEYFMHGIVDEKTDVYAFGVLLLELITGRRALDDLQQSLVVWAKPLLDDNNIRELVDPALGDAYDPEEMDRVVLTASLCIEQSPILRPRMSQVVILLRDDGNNHKCATDCQKRRLRRTYSEELLDAEEYNSTRYLKDLARHRQFVLGS, from the exons ATGGGCAGTTTGCCTCATGGGCTCCACTTcggcacccccccccccccctctctcagGAAGGGCCCGGTATCAGTTGGCTTGAGGCATAAGAATTCAAGATATACTCAACAAATGCAATGGCAGCGCAG GGGAAGTGGTGAGGCTTCTGGTGACAAACCAGAAAATGCACCAGAAGATGGCAATGATCCTGTAGGATATACAACACTAGGTTCTCTGCTCTCTTCATCTTTTTCTGCCCAAG ATTTGAGATGTTTGGATGTGGAAAAGGAGAGACAAGATGTGTCTTCTCCTAGGGGAGTTTTAGAGGGAATCTTGGAATCTGAAATGGATTCTTCCAAAACCAATTCATTTGAATCCGGAACTCATTGCTCAACTTCAAGCTCACTTTCTCATTGGCGTGGATTCTTCAATTTGTGGAAAAGAAAGTCAATGAAACGGTTACCAACCTTCCCTCCTCTTGTGCCAAAGATATCAACACGAAAGAGCAGAAGTGCAAGAGAAAAAGCTTCTGCAGAGCTGAATCAACCTGAGGAAGCAAATTTTTGCTACTTCAAGTCATCATGGAAGAACTTCACACTCTCTGatctccaaaatgcaacaaaCAATTTCAGCCAAG aaaatttgaTTGGAAAGGGCGGTTATGCTGAAGTTTACAAGGGGTGTCTTCAAAATGGGCAGCTGGTAGCAATTAAACGGCTAACCCGAGGAACACAAGAAGAGAGGATAGCATGCTTTTTATCTGAAGTTGGCATTATAGCCCATGTAAATCATCCTAACACTGCAAAGTTGATTGGGTATGGAGTTGAAGAAGGAGTGCACCTTGTCATCCAATTATCTCCACGTGGGAGCTTAGCCTCCGTTCTTCATG GTTCAAAAGAAAAACTAGATTGGAGTATTAGGTATAAGATTGCTTTAGGGACAGCTGATGGCCTAATGTATCTTCATGAGAATTGTCAAAGGCGAATTATTCACAGAGATATCAAGGCTGATAATATTCTACTGACAAAGGACTATGAACCTCAG ATTTGCGATTTTGGGCTCGCGAAGTGGCTGCCAAAACAATGGACTCACCACAATGTGTCAAAATTTGAAGGAACATTTGG TTATTTTGCTCCTGAGTACTTCATGCATGGTATAGTAGATGAGAAAACTGATGTTTATGCTTTCGGGGTGCTTCTTTTGGAGCTTATCACTGGACGCCGTGCTTTGGATGATTTACAGCAAAGCCTTGTTGTTTGG GCAAAGCCTTTGCTAGATGACAACAATATTAGGGAGCTTGTTGATCCTGCACTTGGTGATGCATATGATCCAGAAGAAATGGATCGTGTGGTCTTGACTGCATCTTTGTGCATCGAACAATCTCCTATTCTACGGCCTCGAATGAGCCAG GTTGTCATACTGTTGAGAGACGATGGTAATAACCACAAGTGCGCAACAGATTGTCAGAAGCGGAGACTACGAAGGACATACTCTGAAGAGCTGCTGGATGCTGAAGAATACAACTCAACAAGATATCTGAAAGATCTTGCTCGGCATAGGCAGTTTGTTTTGGGTTCTTGA
- the LOC131152920 gene encoding receptor-like cytosolic serine/threonine-protein kinase RBK2 isoform X3: MDSSKTNSFESGTHCSTSSSLSHWRGFFNLWKRKSMKRLPTFPPLVPKISTRKSRSAREKASAELNQPEEANFCYFKSSWKNFTLSDLQNATNNFSQENLIGKGGYAEVYKGCLQNGQLVAIKRLTRGTQEERIACFLSEVGIIAHVNHPNTAKLIGYGVEEGVHLVIQLSPRGSLASVLHGSKEKLDWSIRYKIALGTADGLMYLHENCQRRIIHRDIKADNILLTKDYEPQICDFGLAKWLPKQWTHHNVSKFEGTFGYFAPEYFMHGIVDEKTDVYAFGVLLLELITGRRALDDLQQSLVVWAKPLLDDNNIRELVDPALGDAYDPEEMDRVVLTASLCIEQSPILRPRMSQVVILLRDDGNNHKCATDCQKRRLRRTYSEELLDAEEYNSTRYLKDLARHRQFVLGS, encoded by the exons ATGGATTCTTCCAAAACCAATTCATTTGAATCCGGAACTCATTGCTCAACTTCAAGCTCACTTTCTCATTGGCGTGGATTCTTCAATTTGTGGAAAAGAAAGTCAATGAAACGGTTACCAACCTTCCCTCCTCTTGTGCCAAAGATATCAACACGAAAGAGCAGAAGTGCAAGAGAAAAAGCTTCTGCAGAGCTGAATCAACCTGAGGAAGCAAATTTTTGCTACTTCAAGTCATCATGGAAGAACTTCACACTCTCTGatctccaaaatgcaacaaaCAATTTCAGCCAAG aaaatttgaTTGGAAAGGGCGGTTATGCTGAAGTTTACAAGGGGTGTCTTCAAAATGGGCAGCTGGTAGCAATTAAACGGCTAACCCGAGGAACACAAGAAGAGAGGATAGCATGCTTTTTATCTGAAGTTGGCATTATAGCCCATGTAAATCATCCTAACACTGCAAAGTTGATTGGGTATGGAGTTGAAGAAGGAGTGCACCTTGTCATCCAATTATCTCCACGTGGGAGCTTAGCCTCCGTTCTTCATG GTTCAAAAGAAAAACTAGATTGGAGTATTAGGTATAAGATTGCTTTAGGGACAGCTGATGGCCTAATGTATCTTCATGAGAATTGTCAAAGGCGAATTATTCACAGAGATATCAAGGCTGATAATATTCTACTGACAAAGGACTATGAACCTCAG ATTTGCGATTTTGGGCTCGCGAAGTGGCTGCCAAAACAATGGACTCACCACAATGTGTCAAAATTTGAAGGAACATTTGG TTATTTTGCTCCTGAGTACTTCATGCATGGTATAGTAGATGAGAAAACTGATGTTTATGCTTTCGGGGTGCTTCTTTTGGAGCTTATCACTGGACGCCGTGCTTTGGATGATTTACAGCAAAGCCTTGTTGTTTGG GCAAAGCCTTTGCTAGATGACAACAATATTAGGGAGCTTGTTGATCCTGCACTTGGTGATGCATATGATCCAGAAGAAATGGATCGTGTGGTCTTGACTGCATCTTTGTGCATCGAACAATCTCCTATTCTACGGCCTCGAATGAGCCAG GTTGTCATACTGTTGAGAGACGATGGTAATAACCACAAGTGCGCAACAGATTGTCAGAAGCGGAGACTACGAAGGACATACTCTGAAGAGCTGCTGGATGCTGAAGAATACAACTCAACAAGATATCTGAAAGATCTTGCTCGGCATAGGCAGTTTGTTTTGGGTTCTTGA
- the LOC131152920 gene encoding receptor-like cytosolic serine/threonine-protein kinase RBK2 isoform X1, protein MANAPLDIGAPSSWGSGEASGDKPENAPEDGNDPVGYTTLGSLLSSSFSAQDLRCLDVEKERQDVSSPRGVLEGILESEMDSSKTNSFESGTHCSTSSSLSHWRGFFNLWKRKSMKRLPTFPPLVPKISTRKSRSAREKASAELNQPEEANFCYFKSSWKNFTLSDLQNATNNFSQENLIGKGGYAEVYKGCLQNGQLVAIKRLTRGTQEERIACFLSEVGIIAHVNHPNTAKLIGYGVEEGVHLVIQLSPRGSLASVLHGSKEKLDWSIRYKIALGTADGLMYLHENCQRRIIHRDIKADNILLTKDYEPQICDFGLAKWLPKQWTHHNVSKFEGTFGYFAPEYFMHGIVDEKTDVYAFGVLLLELITGRRALDDLQQSLVVWAKPLLDDNNIRELVDPALGDAYDPEEMDRVVLTASLCIEQSPILRPRMSQVVILLRDDGNNHKCATDCQKRRLRRTYSEELLDAEEYNSTRYLKDLARHRQFVLGS, encoded by the exons ATGGCCAATGCTCCTCTAGACATTGGAGCTCCTTCTTCGTG GGGAAGTGGTGAGGCTTCTGGTGACAAACCAGAAAATGCACCAGAAGATGGCAATGATCCTGTAGGATATACAACACTAGGTTCTCTGCTCTCTTCATCTTTTTCTGCCCAAG ATTTGAGATGTTTGGATGTGGAAAAGGAGAGACAAGATGTGTCTTCTCCTAGGGGAGTTTTAGAGGGAATCTTGGAATCTGAAATGGATTCTTCCAAAACCAATTCATTTGAATCCGGAACTCATTGCTCAACTTCAAGCTCACTTTCTCATTGGCGTGGATTCTTCAATTTGTGGAAAAGAAAGTCAATGAAACGGTTACCAACCTTCCCTCCTCTTGTGCCAAAGATATCAACACGAAAGAGCAGAAGTGCAAGAGAAAAAGCTTCTGCAGAGCTGAATCAACCTGAGGAAGCAAATTTTTGCTACTTCAAGTCATCATGGAAGAACTTCACACTCTCTGatctccaaaatgcaacaaaCAATTTCAGCCAAG aaaatttgaTTGGAAAGGGCGGTTATGCTGAAGTTTACAAGGGGTGTCTTCAAAATGGGCAGCTGGTAGCAATTAAACGGCTAACCCGAGGAACACAAGAAGAGAGGATAGCATGCTTTTTATCTGAAGTTGGCATTATAGCCCATGTAAATCATCCTAACACTGCAAAGTTGATTGGGTATGGAGTTGAAGAAGGAGTGCACCTTGTCATCCAATTATCTCCACGTGGGAGCTTAGCCTCCGTTCTTCATG GTTCAAAAGAAAAACTAGATTGGAGTATTAGGTATAAGATTGCTTTAGGGACAGCTGATGGCCTAATGTATCTTCATGAGAATTGTCAAAGGCGAATTATTCACAGAGATATCAAGGCTGATAATATTCTACTGACAAAGGACTATGAACCTCAG ATTTGCGATTTTGGGCTCGCGAAGTGGCTGCCAAAACAATGGACTCACCACAATGTGTCAAAATTTGAAGGAACATTTGG TTATTTTGCTCCTGAGTACTTCATGCATGGTATAGTAGATGAGAAAACTGATGTTTATGCTTTCGGGGTGCTTCTTTTGGAGCTTATCACTGGACGCCGTGCTTTGGATGATTTACAGCAAAGCCTTGTTGTTTGG GCAAAGCCTTTGCTAGATGACAACAATATTAGGGAGCTTGTTGATCCTGCACTTGGTGATGCATATGATCCAGAAGAAATGGATCGTGTGGTCTTGACTGCATCTTTGTGCATCGAACAATCTCCTATTCTACGGCCTCGAATGAGCCAG GTTGTCATACTGTTGAGAGACGATGGTAATAACCACAAGTGCGCAACAGATTGTCAGAAGCGGAGACTACGAAGGACATACTCTGAAGAGCTGCTGGATGCTGAAGAATACAACTCAACAAGATATCTGAAAGATCTTGCTCGGCATAGGCAGTTTGTTTTGGGTTCTTGA